In the Niveibacterium umoris genome, GACGAGACGGGAGCCGGAAACCCCCTGCGCCTCGGCCTCCCGGCGGAGATTGGCGATGGCCGTCGGGTTGCCGGCATAGAGCCACAAGACGCTACCTGGCGTCTGTCGCAGGAGGTCCATCCAGATCGCGAAGATGCGGGCATCGATCTTGTAGGGCGAATTGAAGCAGCAAAAGACGAAGGCGCCCTCCGGCAAGCCGCACTCGGCCCGCGTCGGCGACGCTGCCATCGGCTGCTCCGAATCGTTGACCTGATAGCTGCCGGGCATCCACACAACCTGCTCGCTGTAGTCCGCAAGTGCCTCGTCAGGAATCACGACGCGGTCGGCGATGATGTAGTCGAACCAGGGAGCACCAAGTGTTCCGGGGTAACCCAGCCACTGCACCTGGATCGGCGCAGGGCGCCACGCGAAGATCGCGGGCCGGGCGCTGCCGGTATAGCCCTTCAGGTCAACCACGATGTCGATGTCGCATGCGCGGATCGCGAGCGCCGCCTCCCGGTCTGAAAGCGCGGAGAGATCGTGGAATGCGTCGCAGTCCTCGACGATCCGGCGGCGATAGTGGCTGCCATCGTCGTGCCCGTAGGAGAAGCCGATCACTTCGACGCGCGCGCGGTCATGCCGGCTGAACAGGCCGAGCATGAGATGGGCGGTGGCATGGTTGTGATAGTCGGCCGAAACATAGCCGATGCGAAGGCGCCCCGCCCGGCGCTCACCCCTCGGAGGGAGCGGCGCCGGCACGGCGGCGCCAATCCAGTCTGCGTAGCGTCGGGCAATCACCTGCTGCTCCGCTGGCGTCGCATCCACCGGCAAGGCGGTGAACACGAACGGCGACGGCGGGCTGCCGGCCCCTTGCCAGCGCAAGGCAGGTTCGAGCAGACGCTCGCGCAGACGATCCATGCCGCGCCAGTCGCAGAGCTTCTGCTGCACGTGGATCGCCTCGGTCAGCAAAGCGATATCGTCGGGGTAGCGATCCAGCCCCTCCCGATAGGCAGCGAGCGCCTCATCGAGCTGCCGCAAGGCGTGATAGGCGTTGCCGAGATTGAGGAACAGCACCGGATTCGCCAAGCCCTGCGCGCGCGCCTGCAGGTAGCAGCCGACGGCCTCGCGCCAGCGGCCGGTTCGCGACAGCAGTGCGCCAAGATTGTTCTGGACCTCGGGCACGGTCGCTCGCAAGTTCAGCGCGGAGCGATAGGCTTGTTCCGCCTCCTCGTGGTGGCCCTCCTCCTTGAGCAGATCGCCCAGTTTGATCTGCGCATTCAGCGTTTCCGGCGCGAGCCCGACCAGCTGCCGGAGGCGTGCAATCGCCAGATCACGCCGACCGCAGCGTTCGCACGCCAGTGCGCTGTTGTAAAGCACCGCCGGGTGCTGGGGCTGCACTTGCAGGGCGCGTGCGTAGGCCGCCTCGGCCTGCTGCGGGCGCCCCGCGACAAAATGGGCGTTGCCCCGCATCTGCCAGAGTTCGGCGGGGTCCACCGTGGTCTCTGCGCCTGCGGCGGAAAGCGCCTCGTCGCAACGGCGGGCATCGATGAGCGCTTCGCAGAGTGCGACACGCAAGGGCAACGCCGCCGGCGCCCGGCTCAGCGCCTCGCGGTAGTGATCGATAGCCTCTTGGGTGCGCCCGGCGGACTTCAGGAGATGGGCGAGGTTCACATAGATGTCGGCACGATCCGGCTGCAGCGCCATCGCACGACGAAAACACGCCTCGGCTTCGGGGATTGCGCTCCGGGCGCGAAGGCAGATCGCGAGCATGAACCACGCATCGCTCTCGCCTGGATCGGCAAGCAGCCGGTCTCGCGCCCCTGCCTCGGCCACTTCGAATCGCCGCTCCTGCACGGCCCGCCACAGGTCGGTCACGCCATCCATCGCATCCCCTGCAAGCATGAAAAAAGGGCTGCCGGAGGCAGCCCTTGGAGTGTGCTAGGAAAGCGGAACTGACTCAACTCCAGAGGAAATCACTCTGATCCAGACTCGACAGCGACACGCCGGTGAGCTTGATCTGCATATCGACCGTCTGGTTGCCGTCAAGGTCGATCTCAAGCACCTTCGTTGTGTCATTGAAGCGGGCCTCGGTGTAGCCGCCACCACTGAAGGCAACGGTGCCGCCCCCGATGAAGTCGAACGCCCCGGACAGCAGCCCCTGGAAGACCAGCGTATCGGTTCCGTCGGACTGGAAGTTCGAGATCGTATCGGCTTCGCCCACCGCCGAATCCGCAATGGCGGTATAGACGAAGAGATCGCTGCCCGTTCCGCCCTTGAGAACGTCCGCCCCGCCCTTGCCGATGATCGTGGACCCGACCGAGCCGAGAACCGTGATCGTATCGACACCGGTCGTACCCACCACGGTCTCGACCGAGGAGACAGCCAGCGTGCCAGCGGCAAGCAGCGTCACCGTATCGGTGCTGCCGGAACCGATCACCGTCTCGACCGACATCGTCTTGAGGTCGGTCGCAGCAAGCAACGTGACCGTATCGACGCCCGAGCTGCCGATCACCGACTCGATGGCCGTCACGTTGACCGTGCCGCCCGCCAGCAGGGTGATCGTGTCGGTGCCGGTAGAACCGATGATCGAGTCGATGGCCGAAGTGCGCAGGCTTGACGCCGAGAGCATGGTCACCGTTTCGACGCCAGCCGTACCGATGACAGTCTCGACGCCCGACAGGCGCAGGTGGTCGGCGGCGAGCATCGTGATGCTGTCAGTGCCCGTGCTGCCGATCACCGATTCGATACCGGAGAGGCGGATCGTCGTCGCAACGCTGAACGTCAGGGTATCCGTGCCCGCCGAGCCGATCACGCTCTCGACGCCAGAGACCAGCATGCTGCCAGCCGACAGCATCGTCACCGTATCGGTGCCGACCGAGCCGATCAGCGTATCCACACCGCTGACGTGCAGGACACCGGCCGCCATCATGTTCACCGTATCGATGCCCGCGGTACCGATGAAGCTCTCGACGCCGCTGATCCGCACCTGCCCAGCAGTGAGCAGCGTGATCGTGTCGGTGCCGGAACTGCCCAGCACCGACTCCGTGCCACCGATGTACACGCTGCCTGCGTTCAACAGTTGCAGCGTATCGACGCCGGCCGAACCGATCACGCTATCGACCGATGCCGCGCGCAGTTGCGTCGCGGCAAGGAGTGTGACCGTGTCGGTACCTGTGGTGCCGACCAGGCTCTCCACGCCGGACAAGGCGAGCGCGCCCGCAGCAAGCAGGGTCACCGCGTCGCTACCGGTCGAGCCGATGACGGTCTCGATACCGGACGCACGAAGGTTCGTCGCGCCCAGCAGGGAAATCGTGTCTACCCCGGCCGATCCCAACACGCTCTCGATGGTCGACAGCCGCACGCTGCCTGCCGCCAGCAAGGTCACCGTGTCGGAGGAGGATGTGCCGACGACGTTCTCGATGCCGCTGATGTTCACGTTGCCGGTCGCGGCAAGCAATGTCAGCGTGTCAGTGCCGGTACTGCCGATCACGGAATCGATGGCGCTCGCGTAAAGGTTCGCCGCCGCGAGCAAGCTCACTGTATCGACACCGCTCGTACCGACGACCGACTCGATCCCGCTGAAGCTGATGCTCGACGCCGACAGCAAGGTCACGGTATCAACACCAGTCGTGCCGAGCACGGTCTCCACACCGGACGCGCGAAGGCTCGCCGACGCAAGCAGGGTCACCGTATCGACACCCGCCGAGCCGATCACCGACTCCACCCCGTTTTCACGAAGGTGGGTGGCGGCAAGCAGGGTCACCGTGTCGGTGGCGGTGGAGCCGACCACCGACTCGATCGCGGAAATCCGCAGGTTCGCGCCCGACAGCAGCGTCAGGGTGTCGACCCCCGTTGTCCCGATCACGCTCTCGATAGCGGCGATCCGCACATTGGCCGCCGACAGCAGGGTCAGCGTCTCGACACCGGATGTGCCGACGACGGATTCCACGCCGCTGACCGCCAGCGCCGCCGCGCTCATCATCAACACCGTATCGGTACCGGCGCTGCCGATCACCGACTCGACGCCAGAGATGCGCAGGTTGCCGGCTGCCAGCAGCGTCACGGTGTCCGTGTCGGTGCTGCCCAGCACGCTCTCGACTCCACTCACTGCAAGCGCACCGCCGACCAGCAGCGTCACCGTATCCGAGGACGAAGACCCGATCACGGACTCGACGCCCGAGATCTTCAGGTTCATCGCGTTGAGCAGGGTCAGGGTCTCGACGCCGGCGGTTCCGATCACCGTCTCTAGACCGGAAATGGCCAGGCTACCTGCGGCCAGCAGGGTCAGTGTGTCAGTCCCGCTGGTGCCGATGACGCTCTCGATCGCGGAAACGTAGGTGCTGCCCGCAGCCAGCAGGGTCAGCGTATCGCTGCCTGCGCTACCGATCACCGACTCGATGCCCGACGCGTTCAGGTTGGTCGCAGCCAACAGGACGACGGTATCGGTGCCGGTGGTGCCGACCACGCTCTCGACAGCCGAGAGTCGCGTTGTGCCGGCCGCCAGCAAGGTCACCGTGTCGGTCGCGGTACTCCCGATCACCGACTCGATGCTGGAGATCCTGACCCAGCGTGCGCCGAGCAATGTCAGGGTGTCGGTCGCCGTCGAACCAAGAACGGACTCCACACCGCCTGCACGCAGGTGCGTACCGACCAGCAGGGTCACGGTATCGACCGCCGACGAACCGATGACTGATTCCACGCCACTCAATGCAACCGAAGCGCCAGCCAACAGCGTCACCGTATCAACCCCGGTCGTGCCAAGCACTGTCTCGACGTTCGACACCGCCAGGCTGGCTGCACCGAGCAGGCTCACGGTGTCGCTTCCGGTGGAACCGATCACCGACTCCACGCCCGAGACCTTGAGGTCACTTGCCACCAGAAGCGTCGCGACGTCGGTCCCGGTGGTGCCGATCACGCTCTCGACGCCGGACAGCGCAATGCCGCCAGCGGCCAGCAGGGTAACCGTGTCAACGTCCGTCGTACCGGTCACCGACTCGATCCCCGAGACGGCAAGCGAAGCGGCCGCAAGCAAGGTGATGCGATCCGTGCCCGAGCTGCCGATCACCGACTCCACCGCGGTAATCATCATCGTGCCCGCTGTTGCCATGGTCACGATATCAGCCCCCGTCGAGCCGATCACGGATTCGATCGCCCCCACCGAGATCGCGCCAGCCGACAGCAAGGTCAGCGTGTCAGTGCCCGACGAACCCACCACATAGTCGACTGCGGACACGACGACCGAGTCCGCCGCGAGCAGCGAGACGGTATCCACGCCCGTCGTGCCGATGATGCTCTCGATATCGGACACCCGCACCGACGACGCTGCAAGCAGCGTCAGGGTTTCCGTATCCGTGGTCCCGAGCACCGATTCGACTGCGGAAACCGCCAGGTTGCCACCGGCAAGCATCACCACGACGTCGGTTCCGGTCGTGCCGAGGACCGTCTCGATACCCGTCACGCGGATGGAACCCGCGGACACCATATTCACTGTGTCGGTACCTGCAGTCCCGACCACGGTTTCAACGCCGTTCACATACAGGCTACCCGCCGCCAGCAAGGTCACCGTATCCGTGCCGGACGTACCCACCACACTTTCCACCGCGCTGACATAAACCGATGCCGCGTTGAGCAGGGTGACGGCGTCCGTCCCGGTGGTGCCGAGAATCGATTCCACCGCAGAGACCCGCAAGGCGCCGGCCGCCGTCAGTACGACCGTATCCGTTCCAGTCGTTCCGATCAGGGTTTCGACGCCGCTGATGCGGATCTGGGCCGCGGCAGCCAGGGTCACTACATCGACCCCCGCCGTACCGATGACGCTCTCCACCCCGCTGACGCGCAGCGCCCCGGAGGACAGCATGGTGACCGTATCAACGCCAGTGCCACCAAGCACGGTTTCGATGTTGCCAACGGCAACGCTGGCAGCATCGAGAAGGTTCAGCACCTCGGTACCGCTGGTGCCGACGATCGAGTCGATGGCCGACGCGGAATAGGTGCCGGCGGTCAGCAGCATGACCGAGTCGCTCGCGGTCGAACCGATGAAGGATTCGACCCCCTGAGCCGCGATGGTCCCACCACCAAGCAAGGTCACTGTCTCGGTACCGGTCGTACCGACGATGCTCTCGATCGAGGACACCGCGATGTCACCGGCGGCCAGCAGCACCAAGGTATCGGTGCCAGTCGAACCCAGCACCGATTCGACACTGCTGACTCGAAGGGTGCCGCCGATCAGGGCCGTCACGGTATCCGTACCGGCGCTGCCGACAATCGATTCCACGCTGGACACGACGATGCTGGATGCCGACAGCAAGGTCACGGTATCGACGCCGCCCGAACCGATCACGCTCTCGACCGCAGAGGCACGCAGGTTCGTGGC is a window encoding:
- a CDS encoding tetratricopeptide repeat protein, whose translation is MLAGDAMDGVTDLWRAVQERRFEVAEAGARDRLLADPGESDAWFMLAICLRARSAIPEAEACFRRAMALQPDRADIYVNLAHLLKSAGRTQEAIDHYREALSRAPAALPLRVALCEALIDARRCDEALSAAGAETTVDPAELWQMRGNAHFVAGRPQQAEAAYARALQVQPQHPAVLYNSALACERCGRRDLAIARLRQLVGLAPETLNAQIKLGDLLKEEGHHEEAEQAYRSALNLRATVPEVQNNLGALLSRTGRWREAVGCYLQARAQGLANPVLFLNLGNAYHALRQLDEALAAYREGLDRYPDDIALLTEAIHVQQKLCDWRGMDRLRERLLEPALRWQGAGSPPSPFVFTALPVDATPAEQQVIARRYADWIGAAVPAPLPPRGERRAGRLRIGYVSADYHNHATAHLMLGLFSRHDRARVEVIGFSYGHDDGSHYRRRIVEDCDAFHDLSALSDREAALAIRACDIDIVVDLKGYTGSARPAIFAWRPAPIQVQWLGYPGTLGAPWFDYIIADRVVIPDEALADYSEQVVWMPGSYQVNDSEQPMAASPTRAECGLPEGAFVFCCFNSPYKIDARIFAIWMDLLRQTPGSVLWLYAGNPTAIANLRREAEAQGVSGSRLVFAPPLPKAEHLARHVHADLFLDTLYYNAHTTGSDALWAGVPVITVPGATFAARVGASLAHALGMPELITPDLDSYRALALQFAHEPARLQAMRDRVQTLRSRCSLFDTASFARALDAAYGEMWLRHERGELPSLLDVAALAGLAA